In Chryseobacterium camelliae, one DNA window encodes the following:
- a CDS encoding HlyD family secretion protein: MKIQSFDNIYNIHKKSRVKRWFLFIFLTAVVVLFLPWTQNIKVMGTVTSLYQEQRPQQLNSPIPGKIIKWYVKNGDYVKKGDTILQLSEVKDDYFDPLLVQRTQQQVEAKKGVRDYYEAKVGTTNSQLQALATAKDLKLNQLQIKISQLKNKLAGEEAELAAAANELKLSEDQFARQKKMYDEGLVSLTQFQQRSISYQNAIAKKTASENKVAQTRQEIVNTGIEQNSVIQDYTEKLSKTEGERFQSMGQIEGSEGDIAKLENQVANYKFRQGLYFIIASQDGQIVQLNKAGIGEILKETESIGTIVPKTTDYAVEIYIKPVDLPLIKEGQRVMCVFDGFPAIVFSGWPDSSYGIFAGKVIAVESNISANGLFKALVIEDKTEKKWPPKIKMGTGVQGIAILNDVPVWYELWRNINGFPPDYYEVKTEKTGSNEKQK; encoded by the coding sequence ATGAAAATTCAGTCTTTTGATAACATATACAACATCCATAAAAAATCGCGGGTAAAAAGATGGTTCTTATTTATCTTCCTTACCGCAGTGGTTGTGCTTTTCCTTCCATGGACCCAGAATATCAAAGTAATGGGGACCGTTACTTCCCTATATCAGGAGCAGCGTCCGCAGCAGCTTAACTCGCCTATTCCCGGTAAGATCATCAAGTGGTATGTGAAAAACGGGGATTATGTGAAAAAGGGAGATACGATCCTGCAGCTTTCTGAGGTAAAAGATGATTATTTTGATCCGCTGCTGGTCCAGAGGACGCAACAGCAGGTAGAGGCTAAAAAAGGAGTACGGGATTATTATGAAGCCAAAGTGGGAACTACCAATAGCCAGCTCCAGGCACTTGCTACAGCCAAGGACCTTAAACTGAACCAGCTTCAGATTAAAATCAGCCAGCTTAAAAACAAGCTTGCCGGTGAAGAAGCTGAGCTTGCCGCCGCTGCCAATGAACTCAAGCTCTCCGAAGACCAGTTTGCTAGGCAGAAAAAAATGTATGATGAAGGACTGGTTTCCCTTACTCAGTTTCAGCAGCGCAGCATTTCCTACCAGAATGCCATTGCCAAAAAAACGGCATCAGAAAATAAAGTGGCCCAGACAAGACAGGAAATCGTAAACACGGGAATCGAACAAAATTCCGTCATTCAGGATTATACCGAAAAACTCAGCAAAACGGAAGGAGAACGGTTCCAGAGCATGGGCCAGATTGAAGGCAGCGAGGGCGATATTGCCAAGCTTGAAAACCAGGTAGCCAACTACAAGTTCCGTCAGGGCCTGTACTTCATCATAGCTTCCCAGGACGGGCAGATTGTTCAGCTGAATAAGGCCGGAATCGGAGAAATCCTGAAAGAAACGGAGAGCATCGGGACCATTGTACCTAAAACAACGGATTATGCCGTAGAAATTTACATCAAACCTGTAGATCTTCCGCTGATCAAGGAAGGACAAAGGGTGATGTGTGTATTTGACGGATTCCCGGCTATTGTATTTTCCGGCTGGCCGGATTCCAGTTACGGCATTTTTGCAGGAAAGGTGATTGCCGTTGAAAGCAACATCAGCGCAAACGGCCTTTTCAAAGCATTGGTTATTGAAGATAAAACAGAAAAAAAATGGCCCCCGAAGATTAAAATGGGAACGGGCGTACAGGGAATTGCCATTCTCAATGATGTACCGGTATGGTATGAACTATGGAGGAACATCAACGGATTCCCTCCGGATTATTACGAAGTTAAAACTGAAAAAACCGGCAGCAATGAAAAACAGAAGTAG